The Yersinia intermedia genome window below encodes:
- the nusA gene encoding transcription termination factor NusA produces the protein MNKEILAVVEAVSNEKSLPREKIFEALETALATATKKKYEQEIEVRVSIDRKTGDFDTFRRWVAVNEVTMPTREITLDAAQYEDPTLQLGDYVEDQIESVTFDRITTQTAKQVIVQKVREAERAMVVDQFRQYLGEIVTGVVKKVNRDSIALDLGNNAEAVIGREDMLPRENFRPGDRIRGVLYDVRPEARGAQLFVSRSRPEMLIELFRIEVPEIGEELIEIKAAARDPGSRAKIAVKTNDKRIDPVGACVGMRGARVQAVSSELGGERIDIVLWDDNPAQFVINAMAPADVASIVVDEDRHTMDVAVEASNLAQAIGRNGQNVRLAAQLSGWELNVMTADDLQAKHQAEAHAAIDTFTKYLDIDEDFATILVEEGFSSLEELAYVPMKELLEIDGLDEDTVEALRDRAKAALTTLALAQEESLGDQKPADDLLNLAGLERSMAFKLAARGVCTLEDLAEQGIDDLADIEGLSDEQAGELIMAARNICWFGDNA, from the coding sequence ATGAACAAAGAGATTCTGGCTGTTGTAGAAGCAGTTTCCAATGAGAAATCCCTTCCGCGCGAGAAGATTTTTGAGGCGTTGGAAACCGCTCTAGCGACAGCGACCAAGAAAAAATACGAACAAGAAATTGAAGTTCGCGTCAGTATCGACCGCAAAACCGGTGATTTCGACACTTTCCGCCGTTGGGTCGCTGTTAACGAAGTTACCATGCCAACGCGTGAAATCACGTTGGATGCGGCTCAATATGAAGATCCAACTCTCCAGTTGGGTGATTATGTCGAAGATCAGATTGAATCTGTTACTTTTGACCGTATCACAACCCAAACGGCTAAACAGGTTATTGTACAGAAAGTCCGTGAAGCCGAACGTGCTATGGTGGTGGATCAGTTCCGTCAATATCTGGGCGAGATTGTTACCGGTGTAGTGAAAAAAGTTAACCGTGACAGTATTGCACTGGATCTGGGTAACAATGCTGAAGCCGTTATTGGTCGTGAGGACATGCTACCGCGTGAAAACTTCCGTCCAGGCGACCGTATCCGTGGTGTTCTGTATGACGTGCGTCCAGAAGCTCGCGGTGCTCAGTTGTTTGTTAGCCGTTCACGTCCTGAAATGCTGATCGAGCTGTTCCGTATTGAAGTGCCAGAAATTGGCGAAGAATTGATCGAAATTAAAGCAGCTGCTCGTGATCCGGGTTCGCGTGCTAAAATTGCGGTCAAAACCAACGACAAACGTATCGATCCAGTCGGTGCTTGTGTCGGTATGCGTGGTGCACGTGTTCAGGCTGTTTCCAGCGAGCTTGGCGGCGAGCGCATTGATATTGTATTGTGGGATGATAATCCAGCCCAGTTTGTTATTAACGCTATGGCGCCAGCTGATGTTGCGTCTATTGTGGTTGATGAAGACAGACACACGATGGATGTTGCCGTTGAAGCCAGCAATTTGGCACAGGCAATTGGCCGTAACGGTCAGAACGTACGTTTAGCAGCACAACTGAGTGGCTGGGAACTGAACGTAATGACGGCGGACGATCTTCAGGCGAAGCATCAGGCCGAAGCTCATGCCGCTATTGATACCTTCACCAAATATCTTGATATCGATGAGGACTTCGCCACCATATTGGTAGAGGAAGGTTTCTCTTCTCTGGAAGAATTGGCTTACGTGCCAATGAAAGAACTTCTGGAAATCGACGGTCTTGACGAAGATACGGTTGAAGCGCTGCGTGATCGCGCCAAAGCTGCATTGACCACGCTGGCCCTGGCACAAGAAGAAAGTCTTGGCGACCAAAAACCCGCCGATGATCTGCTGAACCTGGCCGGTCTGGAACGTAGCATGGCATTCAAATTGGCTGCGCGCGGTGTGTGTACGCTGGAAGATCTTGCCGAGCAGGGTATCGACGATCTGGCAGATATTGAAGGGCTTAGCGATGAGCAAGCCGGTGAGCTGATTATGGCTGCACGTAATATCTGTTGGTTTGGCGATAACGCGTAA
- the infB gene encoding translation initiation factor IF-2 produces MTDVTVKSLAAEIQTPVDRLVQQFADAGIKKSEVDSVTQQEKETLLAHLNREHGSAPNKLTLQRKTRSTLNIPSTGGKSKSVQIEVRKKRTYVNTPEAEQAKAEEQAQREAEEQAQREAEAAAQKIAEEKAKRAAEEQAKREAAEKAKRQAAEKEKVTNQQTDEKIKPAQTDKARREAEAAELKRSVEEETRRKVEEDAKRVAEEARKMAAENEGKWPEPVAEQTESADYHVTTSQHARAAEDENDAKVEGDRRSRTRGGKATKQKKGNKLSESKADREEARAVGRKGKRKPSTLQQSFNKPVVAVNRDVVIGETVTVAELANKMAVKGSQVIKAMMKLGAMATINQVIDQETAQMVAEEMGHKVILRRENELEEALMSDRDTGAEAAAEHRAPVVTIMGHVDHGKTSLLDYIRSTKVASGEAGGITQHIGAYHVETENGMITFLDTPGHAAFTSMRARGAQATDIVVLVVAADDGVMPQTIEAIQHAKAANVPVVVAVNKIDKPEADPDRVKTELSQYGVQPEEWGGDSQFINVSAKAGIGIDELLNAILLQAEVLELKAVRTGMANGVVIESFLDKGRGPVATVLVQKGTLNKGDIVLCGFEYGRVRAMRDELGRDITSAGPSIPVEILGLSSVPAAGDEVTVVRDEKKAREVALYRQGKFREVKLARQQKSKLENMFANMTEGEVSELNIVIKSDVQGSCEAICDSLENLSTDEVKVRIVGSGVGGITETDATLAAASGAIILGFNVRADASARRVVETEGLDLRYYSVIYSLIDEVKQAMSGMLAPEYKQQIIGLAEVRDVFKSPKFGAIAGCMVTEGVIKRNNPIRVLRDNVVIYEGELESLRRFKDDVNEVRNGMECGIGVKNYNDVRTGDVIEVFEIIEIKRTID; encoded by the coding sequence ATGACAGATGTAACCGTAAAATCGCTGGCAGCTGAGATTCAGACCCCAGTTGATCGCCTGGTACAGCAATTTGCTGATGCAGGGATCAAGAAGTCTGAAGTAGACTCAGTTACCCAGCAAGAAAAAGAAACATTGCTGGCGCACTTAAACCGCGAACACGGTAGTGCGCCTAATAAACTCACGTTGCAACGCAAAACGCGTAGCACCTTGAATATTCCGAGCACCGGCGGAAAAAGTAAATCGGTGCAAATCGAGGTCCGCAAGAAACGCACTTATGTAAATACGCCGGAAGCTGAACAAGCGAAAGCGGAAGAGCAGGCACAGCGTGAAGCGGAAGAGCAGGCACAACGTGAAGCGGAAGCAGCAGCGCAGAAAATCGCTGAAGAAAAAGCTAAACGTGCGGCCGAAGAACAAGCCAAACGTGAGGCCGCTGAAAAAGCTAAACGCCAAGCAGCGGAAAAAGAAAAAGTGACGAATCAACAAACCGACGAAAAAATCAAGCCAGCTCAGACCGATAAAGCACGCCGTGAAGCTGAAGCTGCCGAGCTGAAACGCTCAGTAGAAGAAGAAACACGCCGTAAGGTCGAGGAAGATGCTAAACGCGTTGCTGAGGAAGCCCGTAAAATGGCAGCCGAAAACGAAGGTAAATGGCCAGAACCTGTGGCTGAGCAGACTGAGTCTGCTGACTACCATGTAACCACCTCACAACATGCGCGCGCCGCGGAAGATGAAAACGACGCCAAAGTTGAAGGTGATCGCCGTAGCCGCACTCGTGGTGGTAAAGCAACTAAGCAGAAGAAAGGCAATAAACTCTCCGAGTCTAAAGCTGATCGTGAAGAAGCACGTGCTGTTGGTCGTAAAGGCAAACGTAAACCAAGCACATTGCAACAGAGCTTCAACAAGCCTGTTGTTGCGGTTAACCGCGATGTTGTGATTGGTGAGACTGTAACGGTTGCTGAACTGGCAAACAAAATGGCGGTTAAAGGCTCTCAGGTCATCAAAGCAATGATGAAACTGGGCGCAATGGCAACCATTAACCAGGTTATCGATCAAGAAACAGCACAGATGGTTGCTGAAGAGATGGGCCATAAAGTGATCTTGCGTCGTGAAAACGAACTGGAAGAAGCACTGATGAGCGACCGTGATACTGGCGCTGAAGCCGCAGCCGAGCACCGCGCTCCGGTTGTGACCATCATGGGCCACGTTGACCACGGTAAAACCTCTCTGCTGGATTACATCCGCTCCACGAAAGTGGCGTCAGGTGAGGCCGGCGGTATTACACAGCACATCGGTGCCTATCACGTTGAAACTGAAAACGGGATGATCACCTTCCTGGATACCCCAGGACACGCCGCGTTTACTTCAATGCGTGCCCGTGGTGCTCAGGCGACTGATATCGTGGTGTTGGTTGTTGCAGCCGACGATGGCGTGATGCCACAGACTATCGAAGCTATTCAGCATGCCAAAGCGGCGAACGTGCCGGTTGTGGTTGCAGTAAACAAAATCGATAAGCCAGAAGCTGATCCAGACCGCGTTAAAACCGAGCTGTCTCAGTACGGTGTCCAGCCAGAAGAGTGGGGCGGTGACTCTCAGTTCATCAACGTATCTGCAAAAGCCGGTATCGGTATTGATGAATTGTTGAACGCAATCCTGCTGCAAGCTGAAGTTCTGGAACTGAAAGCAGTTCGTACTGGCATGGCAAACGGTGTTGTTATCGAATCCTTCTTGGATAAAGGCCGTGGCCCTGTTGCTACCGTGCTGGTTCAGAAAGGTACCTTGAACAAAGGTGATATCGTACTGTGTGGCTTTGAGTATGGCCGTGTACGTGCGATGCGTGACGAATTGGGCCGTGATATCACGTCTGCTGGTCCGTCTATTCCGGTTGAAATCCTGGGTCTGTCCAGTGTTCCTGCTGCCGGTGATGAAGTGACTGTTGTTCGTGACGAGAAGAAAGCGCGTGAAGTTGCACTGTACCGTCAGGGCAAATTCCGCGAAGTCAAACTGGCTCGTCAGCAGAAGTCTAAGCTGGAAAACATGTTTGCTAACATGACCGAAGGTGAAGTTTCTGAACTGAACATCGTAATCAAGTCTGACGTACAGGGTTCTTGTGAAGCTATCTGTGATTCACTGGAAAATCTGTCTACTGATGAAGTGAAAGTCCGCATTGTTGGCTCAGGCGTTGGTGGTATCACCGAAACTGACGCAACATTGGCAGCAGCTTCTGGCGCAATCATCCTTGGCTTTAACGTTCGTGCTGATGCTTCAGCCCGTCGTGTGGTTGAAACTGAAGGTCTGGATCTGCGTTACTACTCAGTAATTTATAGCCTGATCGACGAAGTCAAACAGGCGATGAGTGGTATGTTGGCACCTGAGTACAAACAACAAATCATTGGTCTGGCTGAAGTTCGTGATGTGTTTAAATCACCGAAATTTGGCGCCATTGCAGGTTGTATGGTTACTGAGGGTGTGATTAAGCGTAACAATCCAATCCGTGTTCTGCGTGACAACGTGGTTATCTATGAAGGCGAGCTGGAATCTCTGCGCCGCTTCAAAGATGACGTTAACGAAGTTCGTAATGGTATGGAATGTGGTATCGGCGTTAAGAACTACAATGACGTCCGTACTGGTGATGTGATCGAAGTCTTCGAAATTATCGAAATCAAACGTACTATCGATTAA
- the pnp gene encoding polyribonucleotide nucleotidyltransferase — protein MLTPIIRKFQYGQHTVTIETGMMARQATAAVMVSMDDTAVFVTVVGQKKAKPGQSFFPLTVNYQERTYAAGRIPGSFFRREGRPSEGETLTSRLIDRPIRPLFPDSFLNEVQVIATVVSVNPQVNPDIVALIGASAALSLSGIPFNGPIGAARVGYINDQYVLNPTTDELKESRLDLVVAGTADAVLMVESEAQILSEDQMLGAVIFGHEQQQVVIENINALVAEVGKPKWDWHAEPVNEALHARVAELAEARLGDAYRITEKQERYTQVDAIKADVTEALLAQDESLDASEIQDILGDVEKNVVRSRVLRGEPRIDGREKDMIRGLDVRTGVLPRTHGSALFTRGETQALVTATLGTARDAQNIDELMGERTDSFLLHYNFPPYCVGETGMVGSPKRREIGHGRLAKRGVLAVMPSPSEFPYTVRVVSEITESNGSSSMASVCGASLALMDAGVPIKAAVAGIAMGLVKEGENFVVLSDILGDEDHLGDMDFKVAGSRDGITALQMDIKIEGITREIMQVALNQAKGARLHILGVMEQAISTPRGDISEFAPRIYTMKINPEKIKDVIGKGGSVIRALTDETGTTIEIEDDGTIKIAATDGDKAKHAIRRIEEITAEIEVGRIYAGKVTRIVDFGAFVAIGGGKEGLVHISQIADKRVEKVTDYLQMGQEVPVKVMEVDRQGRIRLSIKEATTPDAEAPAPEAAE, from the coding sequence TTGCTGACTCCGATTATTCGTAAATTCCAGTACGGCCAACATACCGTTACCATTGAAACCGGTATGATGGCTCGCCAGGCAACGGCTGCTGTAATGGTAAGCATGGACGACACCGCAGTATTCGTGACTGTTGTTGGCCAAAAGAAAGCCAAGCCAGGTCAAAGCTTCTTCCCTCTGACCGTTAACTATCAGGAGCGTACTTACGCTGCTGGCCGTATCCCAGGTAGCTTCTTCCGCCGTGAAGGCCGCCCAAGTGAAGGCGAAACACTGACTTCACGTCTGATTGACCGTCCGATCCGTCCACTGTTCCCAGACAGCTTCTTGAACGAAGTGCAGGTGATTGCGACCGTTGTTTCTGTTAACCCACAAGTTAACCCAGACATCGTGGCACTGATTGGTGCCTCAGCGGCGCTGAGCCTGTCAGGTATTCCATTTAACGGCCCAATCGGTGCTGCTCGCGTTGGTTACATCAACGATCAGTATGTGCTGAACCCAACGACCGACGAGCTGAAAGAAAGCCGTTTGGATCTGGTTGTTGCCGGTACTGCTGACGCAGTATTGATGGTGGAATCAGAAGCACAGATTCTGTCTGAAGATCAAATGTTAGGCGCGGTTATCTTCGGCCACGAACAACAACAAGTTGTGATTGAGAATATCAACGCTCTGGTTGCTGAAGTTGGTAAACCTAAGTGGGATTGGCATGCAGAGCCAGTTAACGAAGCGCTGCATGCGCGTGTTGCTGAGCTGGCAGAAGCTCGTCTGGGTGATGCTTATCGCATTACTGAGAAACAAGAGCGCTATACTCAGGTTGATGCTATTAAAGCTGACGTCACTGAAGCGCTGTTGGCACAAGATGAATCTTTAGATGCTAGCGAGATTCAGGACATTCTGGGCGATGTTGAGAAAAACGTCGTTCGTAGCCGTGTATTGCGTGGCGAGCCACGTATCGATGGCCGCGAAAAAGACATGATCCGTGGTCTGGATGTGCGTACTGGCGTATTGCCACGTACCCATGGTTCTGCGTTGTTCACCCGTGGTGAAACTCAGGCGCTGGTTACCGCAACACTGGGTACTGCCCGTGATGCGCAAAATATTGATGAGCTGATGGGTGAGCGTACTGACTCATTCCTGCTACACTATAATTTCCCTCCATATTGTGTTGGTGAAACAGGTATGGTGGGTTCACCTAAACGTCGTGAGATTGGCCATGGCCGTCTGGCGAAACGTGGTGTACTGGCAGTAATGCCAAGCCCGAGCGAGTTCCCTTACACTGTTCGTGTGGTTTCTGAAATCACCGAGTCTAACGGTTCTTCCTCAATGGCTTCTGTTTGTGGTGCATCTTTGGCCCTGATGGATGCAGGTGTGCCAATTAAAGCCGCTGTTGCGGGTATCGCGATGGGTCTGGTTAAAGAAGGCGAAAACTTTGTTGTTCTGTCTGACATTCTGGGTGACGAAGATCACTTGGGCGACATGGACTTTAAAGTGGCCGGTAGCCGTGACGGTATTACTGCACTGCAAATGGATATTAAAATTGAAGGTATCACCCGCGAAATCATGCAGGTGGCACTGAACCAAGCCAAGGGTGCGCGTCTGCACATTCTGGGTGTTATGGAACAGGCTATCAGCACACCTCGTGGTGATATCTCTGAGTTTGCTCCACGTATCTACACCATGAAAATCAATCCTGAGAAAATCAAGGATGTGATCGGTAAAGGTGGTTCTGTGATTCGTGCGCTGACCGATGAAACTGGCACCACCATTGAAATCGAAGATGATGGCACCATTAAGATTGCAGCAACCGACGGCGATAAAGCGAAACACGCTATCCGTCGTATTGAAGAAATCACTGCTGAAATCGAAGTGGGCCGTATCTATGCGGGTAAAGTGACTCGTATCGTTGATTTCGGTGCATTTGTGGCAATCGGTGGCGGTAAAGAAGGTCTGGTTCATATTTCTCAAATCGCTGACAAGCGTGTAGAGAAAGTGACTGACTATCTGCAAATGGGCCAAGAAGTGCCAGTTAAAGTAATGGAAGTTGATCGCCAGGGCCGTATCCGCCTGAGCATCAAAGAAGCCACTACTCCTGACGCAGAAGCTCCGGCACCAGAAGCAGCAGAGTAA
- the yrbN gene encoding protein YrbN translates to MKMTENFLDELCRLAAIINEARVHDY, encoded by the coding sequence ATGAAAATGACTGAAAATTTTCTCGACGAGTTATGTAGACTGGCTGCCATTATTAATGAGGCACGTGTACATGACTACTGA
- the truB gene encoding tRNA pseudouridine(55) synthase TruB — MGRPRRRGRDINGVLLLDKPLGLSSNDVLQKVKRLFSANRAGHTGALDPLATGMLPICLGEATKFSQFLLDSDKRYRVVARLGQRTDTSDAEGALISEREVNVTQAQMDAALDRFRGDSQQIPSMYSALKHQGKPLYEYARQGIEVEREARSITVYELLFIRWEGNDLELEIHCSKGTYIRTIIDDLGELLGCGAHVSYLRRLQVATYPSDRMVTLEQLTAMVEAAQAEERSPNPELDLLLLPMDSAVLNFPEVNLLPAVAAYVKQGQPVHVAGAPSEGMVRITEGEEHNFIGIGTIAEDGRVAPKRLVVEAQENAL; from the coding sequence ATGGGGCGTCCACGTCGTCGCGGCCGTGACATTAACGGCGTTCTGTTATTGGATAAGCCGCTGGGCCTCTCCTCTAATGACGTTTTGCAGAAAGTAAAACGTCTCTTTAGTGCTAATCGTGCAGGTCATACCGGTGCACTCGATCCACTGGCGACCGGCATGCTGCCTATCTGTCTTGGGGAAGCGACCAAATTTTCTCAATTCTTGCTGGATTCTGATAAGCGCTATCGTGTGGTTGCCCGTTTGGGGCAGCGCACCGATACTTCGGATGCCGAAGGCGCGTTAATCAGTGAGCGTGAAGTTAACGTCACTCAGGCACAGATGGATGCCGCTTTGGACCGTTTTCGCGGCGATAGCCAGCAGATACCGTCCATGTATTCGGCACTGAAACATCAAGGTAAGCCGTTGTATGAATATGCCCGGCAGGGGATTGAAGTAGAGCGCGAAGCCCGTAGCATTACCGTGTATGAATTGCTGTTTATCCGCTGGGAAGGCAATGACCTTGAGCTGGAAATCCATTGCTCAAAAGGTACCTACATTCGCACTATCATCGATGATTTGGGTGAATTATTAGGTTGCGGTGCACATGTTAGTTATCTGCGTCGTTTGCAAGTGGCTACTTACCCAAGTGATCGCATGGTGACTTTAGAGCAGTTGACTGCCATGGTTGAAGCGGCACAGGCAGAAGAACGTTCGCCAAATCCAGAGCTGGATTTACTGTTGCTACCGATGGACAGTGCAGTATTAAACTTCCCTGAAGTCAATCTATTACCTGCTGTCGCAGCCTATGTAAAGCAAGGGCAACCGGTACATGTTGCAGGCGCACCAAGCGAAGGTATGGTCCGTATCACTGAAGGCGAAGAGCATAATTTCATTGGTATCGGCACTATTGCAGAGGATGGTCGTGTTGCACCCAAACGCCTGGTAGTAGAGGCGCAGGAAAATGCACTGTAG
- the rimP gene encoding ribosome maturation factor RimP produces MSTLEQKLTEIISAPVEALGYELVGIEFIRGRQSTLRIYIDSDDGITVDACADVSHQVSAVLDVEDPITVAYNLEVSSPGLDRPMFTAEHYTRYLGEEVTLVLRMAMQNRRKWQGIIKAVDGEMITVTVDGKDEVFALSNIQKANLVPHF; encoded by the coding sequence TTGTCCACATTAGAACAAAAGTTAACAGAGATAATTTCAGCACCGGTTGAGGCCTTAGGCTATGAATTAGTCGGCATTGAGTTCATCCGGGGGCGCCAATCGACGCTACGAATCTATATTGATAGTGACGACGGAATCACTGTTGATGCTTGTGCTGATGTCAGCCACCAGGTCAGCGCTGTATTGGACGTAGAAGATCCAATTACGGTCGCTTACAACTTAGAAGTTTCCTCTCCGGGCCTTGATCGCCCTATGTTCACCGCTGAACACTATACTCGTTACCTCGGTGAAGAAGTCACTTTGGTTTTGCGTATGGCAATGCAGAACCGCCGTAAATGGCAGGGCATTATTAAAGCCGTTGATGGTGAAATGATCACGGTTACTGTGGATGGAAAAGATGAAGTGTTCGCGCTGAGCAACATCCAGAAAGCGAACCTGGTACCCCACTTTTAA
- the rpsO gene encoding 30S ribosomal protein S15: protein MSLSVEAKAKIVADFGRGANDTGSSEVQVALLTAQINHLQGHFSEHKKDHHSRRGLLRMVSTRRKLLDYLKREDVARYASLIERLGLRR from the coding sequence ATGTCTCTAAGTGTTGAAGCGAAAGCTAAAATTGTTGCTGACTTCGGTCGCGGTGCCAATGACACCGGTTCAAGCGAAGTTCAGGTTGCTCTGTTGACTGCTCAAATTAACCATTTGCAAGGTCACTTCTCCGAGCACAAAAAAGATCACCATAGCCGTCGTGGTCTGCTGCGTATGGTATCCACGCGTCGTAAGCTGCTGGACTACCTGAAGCGTGAAGATGTAGCACGTTATGCTTCCCTGATCGAGCGTCTGGGTCTGCGTCGCTAA
- the nlpI gene encoding lipoprotein NlpI: MKPFLRWCYVATALMLAGCSNHDWRKDEVLAIPLQPTLQQEVILARMEQILASRALTDDERAQLLYERGVLYDSLGLRALARNDFSQALAIRPDMPEVFNYLGIYLTQAGNFDAAYEAFDSVLELDPTYNYARLNRGIALYYGGRLPLAQDDLQAFYQDDPNDPFRSLWLYLVEREIDPKAAAVALQQRYEKSDRGQWGWNIVEFYLGTISEKTLMERLKSDAMDNTSLAEHLSETDFYLGKHYLSLGDKNTASALFKLTVANNVHNFVEHRYALLELALLGQEQDDLSESDQQ; encoded by the coding sequence ATGAAGCCTTTCTTGCGCTGGTGTTACGTTGCGACAGCACTCATGCTGGCAGGATGCAGCAACCATGATTGGCGTAAAGACGAGGTGTTGGCTATCCCGTTGCAACCTACGTTGCAGCAGGAAGTGATTCTGGCGCGCATGGAACAAATCCTTGCAAGTCGGGCACTTACGGATGATGAGCGCGCACAGCTTTTATATGAGCGCGGAGTGCTGTATGATAGCCTCGGGCTACGGGCACTAGCGCGAAATGATTTTTCGCAAGCGTTAGCTATTCGTCCTGATATGCCAGAAGTTTTTAACTATCTGGGCATTTATTTAACGCAGGCAGGCAATTTTGATGCTGCCTATGAAGCGTTTGATTCTGTACTAGAGCTTGATCCAACTTACAATTACGCGCGTTTAAACCGGGGTATCGCCCTCTATTATGGCGGTCGACTCCCGTTGGCGCAGGATGATCTGCAGGCGTTTTATCAAGACGATCCAAATGATCCCTTCCGTTCGTTATGGCTGTATCTGGTGGAAAGAGAAATCGATCCCAAGGCGGCTGCAGTAGCGTTACAACAGCGCTATGAAAAATCGGACAGAGGGCAATGGGGATGGAATATTGTCGAATTCTACTTGGGCACGATCAGCGAAAAAACGCTGATGGAAAGGCTCAAGTCAGATGCAATGGATAACACTTCGCTCGCTGAGCATCTCAGTGAAACTGACTTCTATTTAGGTAAACATTACCTAAGTCTGGGGGACAAGAACACCGCTTCGGCGCTGTTCAAACTGACGGTAGCTAACAACGTTCATAATTTTGTTGAGCACCGCTATGCATTGTTGGAATTGGCGCTTTTGGGCCAAGAACAAGACGACCTATCGGAATCGGACCAGCAATAG
- the rbfA gene encoding 30S ribosome-binding factor RbfA has protein sequence MAKEFSRSQRVSQEMQKEIALILQREIKDPRVGMATVSGIELSRDLAYAKVFVTFLNVLTDNADPDTVKNGIKALQDASGYIRTLLGKAMRLRIVPELTFAYDNSLIEGMRMSNLVTNVIKNDVERQVNPGNDEEK, from the coding sequence ATGGCAAAAGAATTCAGCCGTTCTCAACGTGTTTCGCAGGAAATGCAGAAAGAGATCGCACTCATCTTACAGCGCGAAATCAAAGACCCACGTGTTGGCATGGCTACCGTATCCGGTATCGAGCTGTCCCGTGATTTGGCTTACGCTAAAGTCTTTGTGACCTTCCTGAATGTGTTAACCGATAACGCAGACCCGGATACAGTTAAAAATGGCATTAAAGCACTGCAAGATGCCTCTGGTTATATCCGCACTCTGCTGGGTAAAGCGATGCGCTTGCGTATCGTACCGGAACTGACCTTCGCTTATGATAACTCATTGATTGAAGGTATGCGGATGTCTAACCTGGTGACTAACGTCATCAAAAATGATGTAGAACGTCAGGTTAATCCAGGTAACGACGAGGAGAAGTAA
- the secG gene encoding preprotein translocase subunit SecG — MYEALLVFFLLISIGLVALIMLQQGKGADMGASFGAGASATLFGSNGSGNFMTRMTALLATLFFVISLILGNMSTNQGHTGSEWENLGTPAKTEQTTAPVAPAKPSSDIPQ; from the coding sequence ATGTACGAAGCTCTTCTGGTATTTTTCTTGCTGATTTCGATTGGGCTAGTCGCTCTGATCATGTTGCAGCAAGGTAAAGGCGCGGATATGGGAGCCTCATTCGGAGCAGGTGCATCTGCAACTCTGTTCGGTTCGAATGGTTCCGGTAACTTTATGACTCGCATGACGGCTTTATTGGCGACGCTGTTTTTCGTCATTAGCTTGATTCTGGGCAATATGAGCACCAACCAGGGCCATACAGGCAGCGAGTGGGAAAACTTGGGTACGCCTGCAAAAACTGAGCAGACTACAGCTCCAGTAGCACCCGCTAAGCCAAGTAGCGATATCCCGCAGTAA